From the genome of Heliomicrobium undosum:
ACGTGTACATGGTGCCTTTCGGCCAGGATAACCCCATGACGAAAGCCAACTCGCTCGTCGCCCGGATGGAACTGATTCCGGAAGCGATTGAGGCGGCGTTGCAACAGCGGCAGATTCAGCCGGTGTTGCTCGCCAACCCGTCATAAATTATCGCCGCAGGCGCCGGTCAAGGAGGAGCTAACAGATGAAAAAATACAATGTGGCCATTGTCGGAGCGACTGGCGCCGTCGGCCAGGAACTGTTGAAGGTGCTGGCCGAACGGAACTTCCCTGTCGGCGAGCTCCGGCTCCTGGCCAGCGCCCGCTCGGCCGGGAAAGTCATCTCCTACCAAGGTCAAGAGTATACCATCGGCCTCACCGACGAAAAGGCCTTTGCGGGCATTGACATCGCTCTCTTTGCCGGCGGGTCGGCTTCGACTGAATTCGCCCAGGCGGCTGTCGAAGCCGGCGCTGTCGTCATCGACAATTCCTCGGCCTTCCGCATGAATCCCGAGGTGCCCCTCGTCGTTCCCGAGGTGAACCCGGAGGATGTGGACTGGCACAAGGGGATCATCGCCAACCCCAACTGCTCCACCATCATCATGGCTGTCGCCCTGAAGCCCCTCCATGACGCCGCCGGCATCGAGCGGGTCGTCGTCTCCACCTACCAGGCCGTGTCAGGCGCCGGCAAAGAAGGCATCACCGAACTGACCGAACAGACCGGCCAGGTCCTGCGCGGCGAACCGGCGGAACCGAGTGTCTTCGCCCATCCCATCGCCTTTAACCTGATCCCCCATATCGATGTCTTCCAGGATGGGGATTACACCAAGGAAGAATGGAAGATGATCAAGGAAACCCGGAAAATCATGCACGAAGCGGATATGCGGATCACCGCCACCACCGTCCGGGTTCCCGTCTACCGGAGTCATTCCGAATCGATCAACATCGAATTTAAGCGGAAAATCACTGCCGCTGAAGCGAAGGAAGTCCTCGCCAACGCACCAGGTGTCATCGTGATCGACGATGTGCAGAACAAACAGTACCCGATGCCTCTTTACACCTCCGACAAGGATGAGGTCTTTGTGGGCCGGATCCGGGAGGACCTTTCCATCGATAAGGGCCTCAACCTCTGGGTGGTGGCCGATCAGATCCGGAAAGGCGCGGCGACCAACGCCGTTCAGATCGCTGAAACACTGATTCAACGAAATCGGATCTAACCCTTCCCCAGCGGCGGCAACCGGGAGTGAGACTCGTTGAGGATTGCCGTCCTAAAATTCGGGGGAACCTCTGTCGCCAACGAAACAAAGCGAAATCATGCGGTGCAACGAATCCGGGAAGCGCTGGAGGAAGGCCGCCGGGTGGTTGTCGTCGTATCGGCCATGGGCCGCAAGCCGGAACCGTACGCCACAGACACGCTGCTCTCGCTGGTGCAGGAGGTCGACCCTGAACTTCCGCCGCGCGAGAAGGATCTACTGATGGCCTGCGGGGAGATCATCTCGTCTGTGGTCATGACCGCCAGCCTGCGCAGGGCAGGGATAGAGGCGACCAGTCTCACCGGTTGGCAGGCCGGCATCGTTACGACAGAGCAATTCGGCGAAGCGCGCATCCAGCGGGTCGAGGTCGGGCGCATCCGCCAGGAACTGGAACAGGACCGGGTGGCTGTTATCGCCGGCTTTCAAGGGGCAAGCGAGAATGGTGAGATCGCCACCCTCGGCCGCGGGGGCAGCGATACGACGGCAGTGGCCGTCGGGGCGGCCCTGGGGGCCGAGGTGGTTGACATCTTTACGGACGTGAAGGGCGTCTATACGGTTGACCCCCGGCTGGTGAGCGACGCGCGCATCCTCACCTACGTCTCCTACCAGGAAGTCTGCCAACTGGCTCAGGAAGGGGCGAAAGTCATTCACCCCCGCGCCGTCGAGATCGCCATGAAGAACCACCAGTCTGTCCGCGTCCGCAGCACCGAACTTCCCGACAAGGGAACCCTCATCTGCGCCCCCCATCACGCAGGCGACGATTATTGTTGCGACCGCCTGATCACAGGCATCGCCCATATGGCCCCGATCACGCAGATCAAGGTGAATACGTCCCAGTGGCCCGATCCGGCCTTGACGGGGCAGACGGTCTTTCAAGCCCTGGCAGAAGCAGAAATCAGCGTCGATTTCATCAATGTCCACCCAGCAGCGGTCATCTTCACCGTCCCTGACGAGATCACGGCCAAAGCGACACGGGTGCTGGAAGAACTGGGGCTTTGCCCTGAAGTCCGCCAGGGTTGCGCCAAGGTGGCCGTCGTCGGCATCAATATGACCGGCGTCCCCGGCGTGATGGCCCAGATCGTCGTCGCTCTCAACCGGGAAAAGGTGCCGATCCTTCAGTCGGCCGATTCCTACACCACCATCTGGTGCCTCATCCCCATCAAGGATTTAACAGTGGCCTTGAACGCCCTGCACCGGCAGTTTTGCCTGACATAAAGAAGCCAGCCCTTTCGAACCGGCTCTTGCCTATCTGAAAGAAACTGCCTTTCCGAAGGCGCAGCCGACCCCAAACCGGAGAAAAGGAGAGAACGATAGAATGGAATTTGGCAGACTGATTACAGCCATGGTGACACCATTCAATGACCGCCTGGAGGTCGACTACGCCCGGGCGGCGGAGTTGGCCAATTATCTGGTGAATACGGGGTCGGACGGCATCGTGGTGGCCGGCACGACCGGCGAGTCGCCGACCTTGACGAAGGACGAGAAGATCCGCCTCTTTTCCACCGTTGTGGACGCCGTGGGCAATCGCGCCAGCGTCATCGCCGGCACCGGCTCCTACGATACGGAGGCGACCATCGAACTGAGCCGCAAGGCCAAGGAAGCCGGCGTCGACGGCCTGCTGCTCGTTGGCCCTTACTACAACAAGCCGCCCCAAGAAGGCTACTACCGGCATTTTGCCGCCGTCGCCAAGGCGGTGCCCCTGCCGATCATGCTCTACAACATCCCCGGCCGGACCGGCTCGAACATCCTCCCGGCCACAGTGGAGCGGCTGATGGCCTTTGACAACATCGTCGCCATCAAGGAAGCGGCCGGCAGCATGGATCAGGTGTCCGAAGTGGTCCGCCTGGCCCGGCGCGACTTCAAGGTCTATTCCGGCGACGATTCACTGACCCTGCCCATCCTCTCTGTCGGCGGCCACGGCATCGTCAGCGTCGCCGGCCACCTCGTGGGCAAGGAGATCCAGAAGATGATCGCCGCCTGCATCAACGGCAACATCCCGGAAGCCGCCCGGATCCACCAGGAACTGTATCCGCTCTTCAAGGGCCTCTTCATCACCTCCAACCCGATCTGCGTCAAGGCGGCCCTCAACCTGCTCGGCCGTCCTGTCGGCGGTGTACGGCTGCCGCTGGTGGAGGCCAACGACCAGGAAGTGGCGGCCATGCGGCAATTGATCGATACCTATGGACTGGACGCCTCCTGTGAAGAGACTGTGGCGTAAGCCTGTTTGAGATGTCTCGGTGATTCGGTGAGGCGCCGGCGATTGCGGATACTCATGGTGATCTACCTGATTTTTTCGGTTTTTTGCTCTCCCTTCGGGAGGGCTTATTTTTTTGCCTTTGACGTAGAATGACGAACCGGGAAGGGCGCCCTCAGGGAAAACTTGTATCCCTGGCGCAATGCTTGTATAATAATAAAGCATGGGTTGTACGGTTTGGTTTTTGAGGTTTGCGGTGGCGGCGGGGCCGGATAAAAAAGCAAGCCTCGACTCAAAAATCCGAACAAAACCCTTCCAAATGAGGGAGGGCCTTTTTGTTGTGTCAAGAGTTATATATCGGAACGAGGATTTGTGATGAGAAGAAGAGGAGGAATGCTATGGGCGCGGGGGAAAAAGTAAGCATCATCCCCTTAGGCGGTTTAGGCGAGATCGGCAAAAATATGACCATCATCAAAGTGAATCAGGAACTGCTGATCATCGACTGCGGGATCATGTTTCCCGAAGATGAGATGCTCGGCATCGACGTGGTCATCCCCGACATCACCTACCTGATCGAGAACCGCGATGCCATCCGCGGCATCATCTTGACCCACGGCCACGAGGACCATATCGGCGCGTTGCCCTATATGCTCAAAGAACTGAAAGTGCCTGTCTACGGCACTCGACTCACGCTGGCCCTGGCAGAAACCTATCTGAAAGAACAGAACATGCAGGCGGCAACCGTCTTTCATACGGTCAAACCGAGGGAAATCATCCGCATCGGCGCTTTTCGCGTCGAATTCATTCGTGTCTGCCACAGCATCCCCGATGCGGTCGCCGTGGCGATCCACACCCCCGCCGGCGTCATCCTCCATACGGGCGACTTCAAGTTTGACCAGACCCCTGTCGACGACGAGGCCACCGACTATTACCGCCTGGCCCAACTGGGCGAGTCGGGCGTGCTCGCCTTGCTCTCCGACTCCACCAATGCGGAAAAAACGGGGTTCACCCCTTCGGAAAAAGCCGCCTACGGCAAGTTGGAAGAGGTCTTTCGCTTGTCCAAGGGCCGGATCATCGTCACCACCTTCGCTTCGTCCCTCTACCGGATCCAGCAGGCCTTTCAAGTGGCGGCCCGCTACCGCCGCAAGGTCGTCGTCGTCGGCAAATCGATGCAAGAGGTGGTCCAGGTGGCCCGCGCCAACGGCTACCTGGAAATCCCGCCAGGCACTCTTTGCGATGAAGACAACTGGAGCGCCATCCCCCATGACAAATTGGTCCTGCTGACGACCGGCCACCTGGGTGAACCCATGTCCGGCTTGATGCGAGGCCCCTGGACCGATGCGCGGTTGAGCAACTACCAGCCGGGCGACACGGTGATCATCTCGGCCAGCCCTGTGGCGGGCAGTGAAAAATCGGTCCACCGGACCATCGACGGACTCTGCAAGCTCGGCGCCGATGTCTACCATGAGGCGTCGGGCGGCCACATCTCCGGCCATGCCAGCCAGGAAGAACTGAAGATGATGATCAACCTGATCCGGCCGAAGTACTTCGTCCCCATTCAGGGCGAGTACCGCATGCTGATCCGCCATGCGAGAGTGGCCCGCGATGTGGGCGTGTCCTCGGACAACATCTTTGTGCTGGAAAACGGTCAGGTCCTCGAACTGACGCCGAAAAAAGGCAGCCTGGCCACTCGGGTGGCCGCCGGCCGGGTGCTCGTCGACGGTCTCGGCGTGGGCGATGTGGGCAACATCGTGCTCCGTGATCGCCGCCAGTTGTCCCAGGACGGCATCCTGATCGTCGTCATCACCATCAGCAAGGAATCGGGACAGGTCGTCGCCGGACCGGACATGGTCTCCCGCGGCTTCGTCTATGTGCGAGAAGCGGAAGAACTGATGGAAGAGGCCAAGATCAAGGTGCGCCAGGCCTTGGAAAAGTCAGGCGAGCGCCGCGTCACCGAGTGGGCCGCCATCAAGACGAATGTCCACGACGTATTGTCCAAGTTTTTATATGAAAAAACCCGCCGTCGCCCCATGATCCTGCCGATCATCATGGAAGTGTGACCTCCCGTTGGCGAATGGTTCCCTCTTCTCTGGTGCAAAATAGGGAAATGAGGGAATTCAACGCCAAAAGGAGGACATTGTGGGCCTATGGTAGAACAGTTTGAAGAGACACCGGATGTAGAACCCAAAACGGCGAAGCCCGGCCCGGCCGAGGGGGCGCCGCTGAAACCGGAGGAGTCGCGGGGACGCCGCATCGACGCCTTGAAAGAACTGGGCGAGACGGAAGTCCCGGGCGCCAAAAGCAACATCCACTGCCTGACCATCGTCGGACAGGTGGAAGGACACATGATCCTGCCGCCCCAGAACAAGACGACCAAATACGAGCACATCCTGCCCCAACTGGTCGCCCTGGAGCAGAGCAAGGACATCGAGGGCGTGTTGCTGATCCTGAACACCGTCGGCGGCGACGTAGAGGCCGGCCTGGCCATCGCCGAGATGGTCGCCAGCCTGTCGAAGCCCTCCGTCTCCATCGTCTTGGGCGGCGGCCATTCCATCGGTGTGCCCATCGCCGTATCAGCCGATTACTCCATGATCGCCTCGACGGCCACCATGACCATCCACCCGATCCGCCTGACAGGCCTTGTCATCGGCGTCCCGGCCACCTTTGAATACCTGGAAAAGATGCAGGACCGCGTCGTCGCCTTTGTGACGCGCAACTCCCGCGTCACACCGGAGAAATTCAAGGAACTGATGTTCAAAACAGGTGAACTGACCCGGGATATCGGAACGGTCGTCGTCGGCAAGGAAGCTGTCGAATACGGCCTCATCGACGCCGTCGGCGGAATCAGCGAAGCGGTGAAAAAACTGAATGAGTTGATCGAGGAGCGCCGGAACAACAAGGGGTTGTTGCAATGATCCTCTACACGCCGGTTCCGATGGAAACCATCTTTCAGGGGACAACGCCCGATGTGCCGACCATGTCAATCGTCTCCTTCAAGGGCAGGACTGTGATGGCCTACAACCGGGGGGACGGGCGCTACGAATTGACACGCCTGTTGACCACGGAGCCAAAGGACTACCTCGATCCCGAACTGCAACCGGGAAGGGAGATCTTTCCCGATTAAGCTCCCTAAAAGCCACCCCACTGGGATGGCTTTCCTTTTGCGTCTGCCGGTGACAACACGACTTACATGCAGGGTGATCATAATGGCAAACATGTTTCATCAACTGAAAGAAGACCTCAAGTATGAGATGGCCGGGCTGGGGGTTTTGGCCGTCGCCGTCTTCGGCATTGTCAGCCTCTTCACCGTCGGCGCCAACCCCCTGGTCCTGCCTTCTGCGGGCGCCGGCGCAGTGGGCCAGTTTTTTTACAACAGCCTGAGCATTACGGCGGGGCAGGGGAAGATCATCTTCCCGCTCTTTCTCGCCTACATCGGCGTCAAGATCATGACCCAACGGGCGCAATTCGCCATCGGGCGCAAGCTTGCCGGATTCACCGCCTCCTATATGATCCTGCTCACCTTCCTGCACCTGATGCTGCCGGTCGGGGGATCGGACTGGCAGGCAGGCATGGAAGGCAAGGGCGGCGGCGTCCTCGGGGCTTCTGTCGCTATCCTCTTAAAAACGCTCTTCGGCACTATCGGTACATATGTGGTCCTCACCGCCCTGATCCTGGCCGCTGTCCTCTTCGCCTTCGAGGTGTCCCTGGTTCAGTTGGTGGGGCTGCTCTTTGCCGGTCTGGCCGGCTGGTATGGCCGCGTCCGGGGCGTTCTGGGCAAGTTCCTCTTTACCGTTGTCGAGGAAGAGGAGCCTGTGCCGAAAAAGGCGGTCGAGAAAAAGTCGCGCCGCAAAAAGACGGAAGAGCCCTCTCCGGCAAACGGGTCGGAGGATATCCCGCTCGTCATCTTTGAGCATGAAAAAAATACGCCGGAGTGGCTGAAACAGATCCAAAAACCCTTCGATAAGGCAGCGCCGGAGCCGGCTGGGCCGAGCAGGTCTGCACCGAGCGGGTCCACCATCGGGACGGCAGCCCCGGTAACGCCGGCTACGCCAGAACCGGAAAACACAAGCGCCGCATTGGATGATACGGCCCCCTTGATCATCCAGCACTACGATGACACTGAACTGCCGGAAGAGCCGTCCATCGACGATACGCTGGTGGAAGCCAAGCGCCATGGAGAGGCGAGTATGCCGGGCTTTGCGGAAACCGCCGCCGGTGATCCTGCCGACGGAGAACTGTCCGCCGGCGCGCCTTGGGCAGATTTGGAATCGAACGCAGCCGAGACTGTCGCCACCGGGTTGCTTGACGAGAACCGGGAAAGCGGAGTCACAGCGGCAGTGAACGCTGCGGCTACAACAAACGCCACGGC
Proteins encoded in this window:
- a CDS encoding aspartate-semialdehyde dehydrogenase, which translates into the protein MKKYNVAIVGATGAVGQELLKVLAERNFPVGELRLLASARSAGKVISYQGQEYTIGLTDEKAFAGIDIALFAGGSASTEFAQAAVEAGAVVIDNSSAFRMNPEVPLVVPEVNPEDVDWHKGIIANPNCSTIIMAVALKPLHDAAGIERVVVSTYQAVSGAGKEGITELTEQTGQVLRGEPAEPSVFAHPIAFNLIPHIDVFQDGDYTKEEWKMIKETRKIMHEADMRITATTVRVPVYRSHSESINIEFKRKITAAEAKEVLANAPGVIVIDDVQNKQYPMPLYTSDKDEVFVGRIREDLSIDKGLNLWVVADQIRKGAATNAVQIAETLIQRNRI
- the dapG gene encoding aspartate kinase; translated protein: MRIAVLKFGGTSVANETKRNHAVQRIREALEEGRRVVVVVSAMGRKPEPYATDTLLSLVQEVDPELPPREKDLLMACGEIISSVVMTASLRRAGIEATSLTGWQAGIVTTEQFGEARIQRVEVGRIRQELEQDRVAVIAGFQGASENGEIATLGRGGSDTTAVAVGAALGAEVVDIFTDVKGVYTVDPRLVSDARILTYVSYQEVCQLAQEGAKVIHPRAVEIAMKNHQSVRVRSTELPDKGTLICAPHHAGDDYCCDRLITGIAHMAPITQIKVNTSQWPDPALTGQTVFQALAEAEISVDFINVHPAAVIFTVPDEITAKATRVLEELGLCPEVRQGCAKVAVVGINMTGVPGVMAQIVVALNREKVPILQSADSYTTIWCLIPIKDLTVALNALHRQFCLT
- the dapA gene encoding 4-hydroxy-tetrahydrodipicolinate synthase, coding for MEFGRLITAMVTPFNDRLEVDYARAAELANYLVNTGSDGIVVAGTTGESPTLTKDEKIRLFSTVVDAVGNRASVIAGTGSYDTEATIELSRKAKEAGVDGLLLVGPYYNKPPQEGYYRHFAAVAKAVPLPIMLYNIPGRTGSNILPATVERLMAFDNIVAIKEAAGSMDQVSEVVRLARRDFKVYSGDDSLTLPILSVGGHGIVSVAGHLVGKEIQKMIAACINGNIPEAARIHQELYPLFKGLFITSNPICVKAALNLLGRPVGGVRLPLVEANDQEVAAMRQLIDTYGLDASCEETVA
- a CDS encoding ribonuclease J encodes the protein MGAGEKVSIIPLGGLGEIGKNMTIIKVNQELLIIDCGIMFPEDEMLGIDVVIPDITYLIENRDAIRGIILTHGHEDHIGALPYMLKELKVPVYGTRLTLALAETYLKEQNMQAATVFHTVKPREIIRIGAFRVEFIRVCHSIPDAVAVAIHTPAGVILHTGDFKFDQTPVDDEATDYYRLAQLGESGVLALLSDSTNAEKTGFTPSEKAAYGKLEEVFRLSKGRIIVTTFASSLYRIQQAFQVAARYRRKVVVVGKSMQEVVQVARANGYLEIPPGTLCDEDNWSAIPHDKLVLLTTGHLGEPMSGLMRGPWTDARLSNYQPGDTVIISASPVAGSEKSVHRTIDGLCKLGADVYHEASGGHISGHASQEELKMMINLIRPKYFVPIQGEYRMLIRHARVARDVGVSSDNIFVLENGQVLELTPKKGSLATRVAAGRVLVDGLGVGDVGNIVLRDRRQLSQDGILIVVITISKESGQVVAGPDMVSRGFVYVREAEELMEEAKIKVRQALEKSGERRVTEWAAIKTNVHDVLSKFLYEKTRRRPMILPIIMEV
- a CDS encoding ClpP family protease, with the translated sequence MVEQFEETPDVEPKTAKPGPAEGAPLKPEESRGRRIDALKELGETEVPGAKSNIHCLTIVGQVEGHMILPPQNKTTKYEHILPQLVALEQSKDIEGVLLILNTVGGDVEAGLAIAEMVASLSKPSVSIVLGGGHSIGVPIAVSADYSMIASTATMTIHPIRLTGLVIGVPATFEYLEKMQDRVVAFVTRNSRVTPEKFKELMFKTGELTRDIGTVVVGKEAVEYGLIDAVGGISEAVKKLNELIEERRNNKGLLQ
- a CDS encoding YlzJ-like family protein gives rise to the protein MILYTPVPMETIFQGTTPDVPTMSIVSFKGRTVMAYNRGDGRYELTRLLTTEPKDYLDPELQPGREIFPD